Proteins found in one Erythrobacter sp. KY5 genomic segment:
- a CDS encoding response regulator translates to MPDTAFQPDRAHIQTREPKILIIDDDDIYSELVERALRKAAPDISVVAAEDGQEGIEVLTGRAANPCSKPLVILLDINMPRMNGFEFLEAIRETPELRNHVVFMFTTSEAEEDRDRAYEFGVAGYIAKSRVGPQMAGMTELLKSYASTVILPG, encoded by the coding sequence ATGCCTGACACCGCTTTCCAGCCCGACCGCGCTCACATCCAGACGCGCGAGCCCAAGATCCTCATCATCGATGATGACGACATCTATTCCGAGCTGGTCGAGCGCGCCCTGCGCAAGGCCGCGCCCGATATCAGCGTCGTCGCCGCCGAGGACGGTCAGGAGGGCATCGAGGTGCTCACCGGACGCGCCGCCAATCCGTGCAGCAAGCCGCTGGTGATCCTGCTCGACATCAACATGCCGCGAATGAACGGCTTCGAGTTCCTTGAGGCCATCCGCGAGACGCCCGAACTGCGCAACCACGTCGTCTTCATGTTCACCACCTCCGAGGCCGAGGAAGACCGCGACCGCGCCTACGAATTTGGCGTCGCAGGCTACATCGCCAAGTCGCGCGTCGGTCCGCAGATGGCGGGCATGACCGAGCTCTTGAAGTCCTATGCCTCGACCGTGATCCTGCCGGGGTAG
- a CDS encoding iron ABC transporter permease — MNRASLIFAAALMVLLPLSLLAGRVWIDPLDMSGPENAALILMELRLPRAVLAVVIGAGLGAAGAAMQGYLRNPLADPGLFGIAPMAALGAVASFWVGQTWALPVFALAGAALAMALLAAIAGRSVSDGRAGAGGGIALFTLAGLMIASLAGALTALAITMAPSAFAMSQIVMWLNGAITDRSWAEVWIAAPLTLAGIAVLMLAARSLDALTLGEEAARSLGVNPRALLFLLVVGTALTVGSGVAVAGIIGFVGLIVPHLVRPLTDRLPSSLLMPSALAGACLVLVADSAVRILPLVTELRLGIALSLIGAPFFLWLLIRMRRGRL, encoded by the coding sequence ATGAACCGTGCCAGTCTGATATTCGCAGCGGCCCTCATGGTCCTGCTCCCGCTTTCGCTTCTCGCGGGGCGCGTGTGGATCGACCCGCTCGACATGAGCGGCCCTGAAAACGCCGCGCTGATCCTGATGGAATTGCGCCTGCCGCGCGCTGTCCTCGCCGTCGTGATCGGAGCAGGGCTGGGCGCGGCGGGCGCGGCGATGCAGGGGTACCTGCGCAACCCGCTTGCCGATCCGGGACTGTTCGGCATCGCTCCGATGGCGGCGCTTGGCGCGGTGGCAAGTTTCTGGGTCGGACAGACATGGGCACTTCCGGTCTTCGCTCTTGCCGGAGCCGCGCTTGCCATGGCGCTGCTGGCCGCGATTGCCGGAAGAAGCGTGTCGGATGGCCGCGCGGGAGCGGGGGGAGGGATTGCGCTCTTCACGCTCGCCGGATTGATGATCGCAAGCCTTGCAGGCGCGCTCACCGCGCTCGCGATCACCATGGCGCCCAGTGCTTTCGCGATGAGCCAGATCGTCATGTGGCTCAATGGCGCGATCACCGACAGGTCGTGGGCGGAGGTCTGGATCGCAGCGCCGCTTACGCTTGCCGGGATCGCGGTGCTGATGCTGGCAGCGCGCAGCCTCGATGCGTTGACGCTTGGCGAAGAGGCGGCGCGTTCGCTCGGGGTCAATCCACGAGCGCTGCTCTTCCTGCTGGTCGTGGGAACGGCGCTGACCGTCGGGTCGGGTGTCGCGGTGGCCGGGATCATCGGGTTTGTCGGCCTGATCGTCCCGCATCTCGTGCGGCCGCTCACCGATCGCCTGCCATCCTCGCTGCTAATGCCCAGCGCGCTGGCCGGGGCCTGCCTCGTGCTGGTCGCTGATAGCGCGGTGCGCATCCTGCCGCTGGTGACCGAGCTGCGGCTGGGCATCGCGCTTTCGCTGATCGGAGCGCCGTTCTTCCTGTGGCTGCTGATCCGCATGCGAAGGGGGCGGCTGTAA
- a CDS encoding toll/interleukin-1 receptor domain-containing protein — translation MLDSGLEVAQVKAEPVWQERPDWLERNWTNASRWLSRPEDGFEIWREWYYGRLEGLPHAFARFDAAADDAFYRWIVEQDDEWWSREPAEVNADIKEFVDSLRTPKPDDKPRVDFFVSYASPDEAAAREVAAVLDQIGKSYIVQYRDFPQANFVNAMNDAMDRADRLIPLYSSSYVASDHCNAEWNYYYHRDPSSVERRIVGFKLDRGDLKPLMQTVNHRDLTRYPSAEREEAIREWIEWEPPTATRKSVADSVERLLSPQIAPSDDGKLDTRPNPLIDVPVRESALDKAVRELLLVLDIIFASQHNLPGSMQRALERYDEEVRTHGAKSAWGGLNRLVNIVTGGLSTMSSAEFADGQRETLEELVGAHNHCMSALPSLDLEKRALSQVPVQDADQEAVRDITQKLRAMHEPLREAGHTTKALDTLIDDVIEEGRDVAHAASAPDADTREQGSKRRYLMYVGGIGFAVINALGAMATIADSPAAVQAMLSARELVEAFFKALSL, via the coding sequence ATGCTCGATTCTGGGCTGGAGGTCGCACAAGTCAAGGCAGAACCTGTTTGGCAGGAACGACCAGATTGGCTGGAAAGAAACTGGACAAACGCATCACGTTGGCTTTCCCGGCCAGAGGACGGCTTCGAAATCTGGCGCGAATGGTACTATGGTCGCCTTGAAGGCCTACCCCACGCTTTCGCCAGATTTGATGCCGCTGCCGACGATGCATTCTACCGCTGGATCGTGGAGCAGGACGACGAATGGTGGTCCCGAGAACCAGCCGAAGTCAACGCGGACATCAAGGAATTCGTCGACTCCCTCCGCACACCAAAACCCGACGACAAGCCGCGCGTCGACTTCTTCGTCTCCTACGCCTCCCCCGACGAAGCCGCAGCGCGCGAGGTTGCGGCGGTCCTGGACCAGATCGGCAAGTCCTACATCGTCCAGTATCGCGACTTTCCGCAGGCCAATTTCGTCAACGCAATGAATGACGCGATGGACCGCGCCGACCGGCTCATCCCGCTTTATTCCAGCAGTTACGTTGCCTCCGATCACTGCAATGCTGAGTGGAATTACTACTATCATCGCGACCCGTCCTCGGTTGAGCGGCGCATTGTCGGTTTCAAACTCGACCGGGGCGATCTCAAGCCGCTCATGCAGACGGTCAATCACCGCGACCTGACCCGATACCCAAGTGCCGAGCGCGAGGAGGCCATTCGCGAGTGGATCGAGTGGGAGCCTCCAACCGCGACGCGAAAGAGCGTGGCGGATTCGGTTGAACGCCTGCTCAGCCCGCAGATCGCGCCTAGCGATGATGGAAAGCTTGACACCCGGCCCAATCCCCTGATCGACGTGCCCGTGCGCGAAAGCGCGCTGGACAAGGCTGTGCGTGAACTCTTGTTGGTGCTCGATATCATCTTCGCATCCCAACACAATCTGCCCGGCAGCATGCAGCGCGCGCTCGAACGCTATGACGAGGAGGTCCGCACCCACGGCGCGAAATCGGCGTGGGGCGGGCTCAACCGACTGGTGAACATCGTGACCGGCGGGCTCTCGACCATGTCGAGCGCGGAGTTTGCAGACGGACAACGCGAAACGCTCGAAGAACTGGTCGGTGCGCACAACCATTGCATGTCTGCTCTGCCCAGCCTCGATCTCGAAAAGCGCGCATTGTCGCAGGTTCCGGTCCAGGACGCCGATCAGGAGGCCGTGCGCGATATCACGCAAAAACTGCGCGCCATGCATGAACCGCTTCGCGAAGCGGGGCACACCACGAAAGCGCTCGATACGCTGATCGACGACGTGATCGAGGAAGGGCGGGACGTCGCCCATGCCGCGAGCGCCCCCGACGCCGACACGAGGGAGCAGGGCAGCAAGCGGCGCTACCTCATGTACGTCGGCGGGATCGGCTTTGCGGTCATAAACGCGCTGGGTGCCATGGCCACGATCGCGGATTCGCCCGCAGCGGTTCAGGCGATGCTGTCAGCGAGAGAGCTGGTCGAGGCGTTCTTCAAGGCGCTCAGCCTTTAG
- the uvrA gene encoding excinuclease ABC subunit UvrA: protein MLTKISVRGAREHNLKGVDIDLPRDSLIVVTGLSGSGKSSLAFDTIYAEGQRRYVESLSAYARQFLEMMQKPDVEHIDGLSPAISIEQKTTSRNPRSTVATVTEIYDYMRLLWARVGVPYSPATGKPITAQSVSQMVDRVMDLPEGTRLYLLAPVVRGRKGEYRKELAEWQKAGFTRVRIDGELYPIEEAPALDKKFKHDIEVVVDRLAVKEGLETRLADSFETALKLADGLAYVDLADGVVPGREDEADQGGAMKGAGLAANRIVFSEKFACPVSGFTIEEIEPRLFSFNSPQGACPTCDGIGEKQLFDEQLVVPNEELTLKQGAIAPWAKSNPPSPYYMQVLTSLAKAYDFTITTPWKDLEPDQRMIILHGTGGMPVALTFKDGRKQYTVNKAFEGVIGNLNRRLMQTESAWMQEELGKFQTAQPCETCGGKRLNEKALAVKIPSGVGKDGGGPTDIAEPTKMSVADAKAFFLDLDNHLTEQQSQIARPILKEINERLGFLDNVGLDYLNLDRTSGTLSGGESQRIRLASQIGSGLSGVLYVLDEPSIGLHQRDNDRLLETLKRLRDLGNTVIVVEHDEDAIRTADHIVDLGPGAGVRGGEVVAQGTLKQIMRAKNSLTADYLTGRREIAVPQTRRKGNGHMLTVHGAKANNLKDVTAAIPLGTFTCITGVSGSGKSSFTIDTLYASAARTLNGARVIAGKHDKVTGLEYCDKVIEIDQSPIGRTPRSNPATYTGAFTQIRDWFAGLPESQARGYKPGRFSFNVKGGRCEQCTGDGLIKIEMHFLPDVYVTCETCGGKRYNRETLEVKFKGHSIADVLDMTIEDAEEFFKAVPPIRDKMRMLNEVGLGYVKVGQQATTLSGGEAQRVKLAKELAKRSTGQTLYILDEPTTGLHFEDVRKLLEVLHRLVEQGNSVVVIEHNLDVIKTADWIVDLGPDGGVRGGEIVAEGTPEDVAQVERSFTGAYLAPMLKRQQEAAE from the coding sequence ATGCTGACAAAAATAAGCGTCCGTGGTGCCCGTGAGCACAACCTCAAAGGCGTCGATATCGACCTGCCGCGCGATAGCCTGATCGTGGTGACGGGGCTGTCGGGCTCGGGCAAGTCGAGCCTAGCCTTCGACACGATCTATGCCGAAGGGCAGCGGCGTTATGTCGAGAGCCTTTCGGCCTATGCGCGCCAGTTCCTCGAGATGATGCAGAAGCCCGATGTCGAGCATATTGACGGGCTCTCTCCTGCAATCTCGATCGAGCAGAAGACGACCAGCCGCAACCCGCGCTCGACCGTGGCAACCGTGACCGAGATTTACGATTACATGCGGCTGCTTTGGGCGAGGGTGGGCGTGCCGTATTCGCCTGCGACCGGAAAGCCGATCACTGCGCAGAGCGTGTCGCAGATGGTGGACCGGGTCATGGACCTGCCCGAGGGCACGCGGCTCTATCTGCTCGCGCCGGTGGTTCGCGGGCGCAAGGGTGAGTACCGCAAGGAGCTCGCCGAATGGCAGAAGGCCGGCTTCACCCGCGTGCGGATCGACGGGGAGCTTTACCCGATCGAGGAAGCGCCTGCGCTCGACAAGAAGTTCAAACACGACATCGAAGTGGTGGTCGACCGGCTCGCGGTGAAGGAAGGGCTGGAGACGCGGCTGGCGGACTCGTTCGAAACAGCGCTGAAGCTTGCGGACGGCCTCGCCTATGTTGACCTCGCCGATGGCGTTGTGCCCGGGCGCGAGGATGAGGCGGATCAGGGCGGCGCGATGAAGGGCGCGGGGCTCGCTGCCAACCGCATTGTGTTCAGCGAAAAGTTCGCATGCCCGGTCAGCGGCTTCACCATCGAGGAAATCGAACCGCGCCTGTTCTCGTTCAACTCCCCCCAGGGCGCGTGCCCGACCTGCGACGGGATCGGCGAGAAGCAGCTGTTCGACGAGCAGCTGGTGGTCCCTAACGAGGAACTGACTCTCAAACAGGGCGCCATCGCGCCGTGGGCCAAGTCAAACCCGCCTTCGCCCTATTATATGCAGGTGCTCACCAGCCTTGCAAAGGCGTATGATTTCACGATTACGACGCCGTGGAAGGACCTTGAGCCTGACCAGCGCATGATCATCCTTCACGGCACGGGCGGCATGCCGGTTGCGCTCACCTTCAAGGACGGGCGCAAGCAGTACACCGTCAACAAGGCGTTCGAAGGCGTCATCGGCAATCTCAACCGCCGCTTGATGCAGACCGAAAGCGCGTGGATGCAGGAGGAGCTGGGCAAGTTCCAGACCGCCCAGCCGTGTGAGACCTGCGGGGGCAAGCGCCTCAATGAAAAGGCGCTCGCGGTGAAGATACCGAGCGGCGTCGGCAAAGACGGTGGCGGCCCGACCGACATTGCCGAGCCGACCAAGATGAGCGTCGCCGATGCCAAGGCGTTCTTCCTCGACCTCGACAATCACCTGACCGAGCAGCAGAGCCAGATCGCCCGCCCGATCCTGAAAGAGATCAACGAGCGGCTGGGCTTTCTCGACAATGTCGGGCTCGACTACCTCAACCTCGACCGCACCAGCGGCACGCTTTCAGGCGGGGAGAGCCAGCGCATCCGGCTCGCCTCTCAGATCGGCAGCGGCCTGTCAGGCGTGCTCTACGTCCTCGACGAGCCCTCCATCGGCCTCCACCAGCGCGACAACGATAGGCTGCTCGAAACGCTCAAGCGGCTGCGCGATCTCGGCAATACGGTGATCGTGGTCGAGCATGACGAGGACGCCATTCGCACCGCCGACCATATCGTCGACCTTGGCCCGGGCGCAGGGGTGCGCGGGGGCGAGGTGGTCGCGCAAGGCACGCTCAAGCAGATCATGCGCGCGAAAAACTCGCTCACCGCCGATTACCTCACCGGCAGGCGCGAGATCGCGGTCCCGCAGACCCGGCGCAAGGGCAACGGGCACATGCTCACCGTCCACGGGGCAAAGGCGAACAACCTGAAGGACGTGACCGCCGCCATCCCGCTTGGCACCTTCACCTGCATCACGGGGGTCAGCGGGTCGGGCAAGTCGTCCTTCACCATCGACACGCTCTACGCCTCCGCCGCGCGCACATTGAACGGCGCGCGCGTCATCGCGGGCAAGCACGACAAGGTCACCGGCCTCGAATATTGCGACAAGGTCATCGAGATCGACCAGTCCCCCATCGGCCGCACCCCGCGCTCCAACCCGGCGACCTACACCGGCGCCTTCACCCAGATCCGCGACTGGTTCGCCGGCCTCCCGGAAAGCCAGGCGCGCGGGTACAAGCCGGGCCGCTTCTCCTTCAACGTCAAGGGCGGGCGCTGCGAGCAATGCACCGGCGACGGCCTCATCAAGATCGAGATGCACTTCCTCCCCGACGTCTACGTCACCTGCGAGACCTGCGGCGGCAAGCGCTACAATCGCGAGACGCTGGAGGTGAAGTTCAAGGGGCATTCCATCGCCGACGTGCTCGACATGACGATCGAGGATGCGGAGGAGTTCTTCAAGGCGGTCCCCCCGATCCGCGACAAGATGCGGATGCTGAACGAGGTTGGGCTTGGCTACGTCAAGGTCGGCCAGCAGGCGACGACGTTGTCAGGTGGCGAAGCGCAGCGCGTGAAGCTCGCCAAGGAGCTTGCCAAGCGATCCACCGGACAGACGCTCTACATTCTGGACGAGCCGACCACCGGCCTCCATTTCGAGGACGTGCGCAAGTTGTTGGAGGTGCTGCACCGGCTGGTGGAGCAGGGCAATTCGGTGGTGGTGATCGAGCACAACCTCGACGTTATCAAAACCGCCGACTGGATCGTAGACCTCGGCCCGGACGGCGGCGTGCGCGGCGGCGAGATCGTGGCGGAGGGCACGCCGGAGGATGTGGCGCAGGTGGAGCGGTCGTTTACTGGGGCTTATCTCGCGCCGATGCTCAAGCGCCAGCAGGAAGCGGCGGAGTGA
- a CDS encoding UrcA family protein yields the protein MNTLMKIAAATIALAATPALAAQALTDGKTASVSYADLDLSGKAGQDIFDRRIESAIEQVCGRIQNRPSLDANVRDCQRETMEAAKPSRDLAIANFSATRLAGSEARVIRFAVR from the coding sequence ATGAATACCCTTATGAAGATCGCCGCCGCCACCATCGCATTGGCCGCCACCCCGGCCCTTGCTGCTCAAGCCCTGACCGACGGCAAGACCGCCAGCGTGAGCTACGCAGACCTCGATCTGTCGGGCAAGGCCGGACAGGACATCTTCGACCGCCGCATCGAAAGCGCGATCGAACAGGTCTGCGGCCGTATCCAGAACCGCCCGAGCCTCGATGCAAACGTGCGCGATTGCCAGCGCGAAACGATGGAAGCGGCAAAACCGTCGCGTGACCTTGCCATCGCCAACTTCTCGGCCACCCGTCTCGCAGGCAGCGAGGCACGCGTGATCCGCTTTGCCGTGCGGTAA
- a CDS encoding ABC transporter ATP-binding protein produces MLKADDLSIERGGRAVLNGISARFAAGEITAIVGPNGAGKSSLILALAGLLDPVAGCVTLDERSVHALPPRERARTIGYLPQDTDIAWDVAVEQLVALGRLPHGDRGRGEVDAAIAMLSLEDLRHRPASRLSGGEKARVLLARVLAGTPRWVLADEPLAALDLAHGQALTGHLREIAASGSGVVIVVHDLTIAMNHADRVVVLSEGQCVATGAPAEALTRETIKRVWGVDADWLGKPGQHALVIRRP; encoded by the coding sequence ATGCTCAAGGCAGACGACCTTTCTATCGAGCGCGGCGGTCGCGCGGTGCTGAACGGCATAAGCGCCCGGTTTGCTGCCGGTGAAATCACCGCCATCGTAGGGCCGAACGGGGCGGGCAAGTCGAGCCTCATCCTCGCGCTTGCCGGGTTGCTCGATCCGGTTGCCGGTTGCGTGACGCTCGATGAAAGGTCAGTCCATGCGCTGCCGCCGCGAGAGCGGGCCCGCACGATCGGATATCTCCCGCAGGACACCGACATCGCCTGGGACGTCGCGGTCGAGCAGCTGGTCGCCCTGGGCCGCCTCCCGCATGGAGACCGAGGGCGCGGAGAAGTCGACGCGGCGATTGCGATGCTTTCGCTCGAAGACCTGCGCCATCGCCCGGCAAGCCGACTGTCGGGTGGTGAGAAAGCGCGCGTGTTGCTGGCGCGCGTGCTTGCCGGAACCCCTCGCTGGGTGCTTGCCGATGAACCGCTCGCCGCGCTCGACCTTGCGCATGGTCAGGCGCTGACCGGCCACCTGCGCGAAATAGCGGCGAGCGGATCTGGCGTCGTCATCGTAGTGCACGATCTCACCATCGCGATGAACCATGCGGACCGGGTTGTCGTGCTGAGCGAGGGGCAATGCGTTGCGACGGGCGCTCCGGCTGAGGCTCTTACGCGTGAGACGATCAAACGCGTGTGGGGAGTGGACGCCGATTGGTTGGGTAAGCCGGGCCAGCATGCACTGGTCATTCGCCGTCCTTAG
- a CDS encoding lysozyme: MLLGTQHSLALISLHLMRARSFIRKDSLIFSSTRNPLLASGPYNRTPAFSINAASGGDKGSRLTSPDRPPVTQAADISTVRKAARRNFAKSFRKRWNDRRERSRARRFSTFTPLQNARVRGKRRKRTAFALGVSALGLSGTSNLAFSADPIAAGNMLGEFGHANEFELVDPSERRDARKLSVSDRLIEAMIEEEGVRYDVYRDVAGYPTVGVGHLVLPKDKLKVGDMISHERAITLLEQDLGKAEKGVRKLVGDLPVNQNEFDALVDLVFNVGIGTVGPDKSPKLNAAIEAGDYDKIAEELAYHHAASRVAKGLVYRSERRTNIFLNADYSDPREA, translated from the coding sequence ATGCTGCTCGGCACGCAGCATTCGCTCGCACTAATTTCGCTGCATCTCATGCGCGCCCGGTCCTTCATTCGAAAGGACAGCCTTATCTTTAGCTCGACACGCAATCCTCTCCTCGCCTCTGGCCCTTACAACCGCACACCTGCCTTTTCGATCAACGCCGCGTCGGGCGGCGACAAGGGGTCGCGGCTGACTTCGCCTGACAGGCCGCCGGTCACGCAGGCTGCGGACATTTCGACCGTCAGAAAGGCAGCCCGGCGCAATTTTGCCAAGTCCTTTCGCAAGCGGTGGAACGACCGGCGCGAGCGCAGCAGGGCGCGGCGCTTCAGCACATTCACACCGCTTCAGAACGCGCGCGTTCGTGGCAAGCGCCGCAAGCGTACCGCGTTCGCGCTGGGCGTCAGCGCGCTGGGGCTATCGGGCACGTCTAACCTTGCCTTTTCCGCCGATCCAATTGCTGCGGGAAACATGCTGGGCGAATTCGGGCACGCGAACGAATTTGAACTCGTCGATCCATCCGAACGCCGCGATGCGAGGAAACTGAGCGTCAGCGACCGTTTGATCGAAGCGATGATCGAGGAAGAGGGCGTGCGATATGACGTCTACCGCGACGTTGCGGGCTATCCCACGGTCGGCGTCGGCCACCTCGTCCTGCCCAAGGACAAGCTCAAGGTTGGCGACATGATCTCGCATGAACGCGCGATCACGCTGCTTGAACAGGATCTGGGCAAGGCGGAGAAAGGCGTGCGCAAACTGGTCGGCGACCTGCCAGTGAACCAGAACGAATTCGACGCGCTGGTCGACCTTGTGTTCAATGTCGGCATCGGGACGGTCGGCCCCGACAAAAGTCCCAAACTCAACGCTGCGATCGAAGCGGGCGATTACGACAAGATCGCCGAGGAGCTGGCATATCACCACGCGGCAAGCCGGGTTGCCAAGGGCCTCGTCTATCGCAGTGAACGGCGCACCAACATATTCCTCAACGCCGACTATTCAGACCCGCGCGAAGCGTAG
- a CDS encoding winged helix-turn-helix domain-containing protein: MNKPLDTSDEELDMRARRIDLAHEPDFALGPVRVQPSLRKIWGPDGELMLEPKVMQVLVALATPQGGILSRDDLIERCWEGRVVGDTSINRVISLLRSGFKNVAGDAVIVENVPKVGYRLMVSGADAVETPQEDARPDPAIEHPSRLNSFGWKKLAAAAAIMLAVVAASFALWPSAPEAPVRPLRIAMLPMTVGEEVDPLYAKGFEAELRTQLARVGKMEVTSSETARQLFEEGLSAAEICRRLGADFAWMGSLKVGAERVSLSARLIDAANKQTTFQEDFTSAPESAQYLPIRTARAISSSLGRPVSGRMPESDVSASDFSLYLTALGLIKSRGMQERIAAHSILEQVTQGSPDFADGWAGLAKANYLYPWSERSDLEASRKKALEIARHALSLDPDALDALKVAGMLDDDPDKRLALLNRAVEVDPGDSEAWFWLSITRRDFLLKAQDPLEAATRMAQLDPLWPASWRAADLAAEFGDMDKAYEIERTIRSAAVSPSQQLLSDARTARMKGDFSQFVVLSNRAASTQTAAERRYGATLQKRIMRIILGLPPVDEEIAARESPPALLKSVLLGQLPTRAQMEAEGMDAERFWRSPTFLIPALPLFFSLGREDELLELYDEEFANHRAFTKLGEDIGQSDEIVPALSPFIALALRNAGRESEAQEHLRDAEDWLARWKAADTDWLMPVIWDLHLAAVKKDNQRAIAAVRKLPEYGWPYMMGHIDALSVGLVSGNPILDEVRKLPEVREVLDPIRANLDRERREVLALET, from the coding sequence GTGAACAAGCCACTTGATACAAGCGATGAAGAGCTCGACATGCGTGCGCGCCGTATCGACCTTGCGCATGAGCCTGACTTCGCGCTGGGCCCGGTGCGCGTGCAGCCGAGCCTGCGAAAGATATGGGGTCCCGACGGTGAATTGATGCTCGAGCCCAAGGTGATGCAGGTGCTGGTCGCGCTTGCGACGCCGCAGGGCGGCATCCTGTCCCGCGATGATCTGATCGAACGGTGCTGGGAAGGGCGCGTTGTCGGCGACACCTCGATCAACCGGGTGATCTCCCTGCTGCGCTCCGGCTTCAAGAATGTCGCGGGCGATGCGGTCATTGTCGAGAACGTGCCCAAGGTCGGCTATCGGCTGATGGTTTCCGGCGCAGACGCGGTGGAGACGCCGCAAGAGGATGCAAGGCCCGATCCCGCGATTGAGCATCCGTCCCGGCTCAATTCTTTCGGCTGGAAGAAACTCGCGGCTGCCGCTGCGATTATGCTGGCGGTGGTCGCTGCAAGCTTTGCACTGTGGCCGAGCGCACCGGAGGCGCCAGTACGCCCGCTGCGCATCGCAATGCTGCCGATGACAGTCGGCGAGGAAGTCGACCCTCTCTATGCCAAGGGCTTCGAAGCGGAGTTGCGCACCCAATTGGCGCGCGTCGGCAAGATGGAAGTCACAAGCAGCGAAACCGCGCGTCAATTGTTCGAAGAGGGATTAAGCGCCGCCGAGATTTGCCGCCGGCTTGGTGCCGATTTCGCATGGATGGGCTCGCTCAAGGTCGGGGCAGAGCGCGTCTCGCTTTCCGCTCGCCTGATTGACGCCGCGAACAAGCAGACCACGTTTCAGGAGGATTTCACCAGCGCGCCTGAATCGGCTCAATACCTGCCCATCCGCACTGCGCGCGCGATATCCTCCTCGCTCGGTCGCCCGGTCTCGGGTCGGATGCCCGAAAGCGATGTATCGGCGAGCGACTTCAGTCTCTATCTCACGGCTCTGGGCCTCATAAAGAGCCGGGGCATGCAGGAGCGCATCGCGGCTCACTCGATCCTCGAACAGGTCACGCAGGGCAGTCCGGATTTTGCCGATGGCTGGGCCGGGTTGGCCAAGGCGAATTACCTCTATCCCTGGAGCGAGCGCAGCGACTTGGAGGCTTCACGCAAGAAGGCGCTTGAGATCGCTCGCCACGCGCTTTCGCTCGACCCGGATGCGCTCGACGCGCTCAAGGTCGCAGGGATGCTTGACGATGATCCGGATAAACGGCTGGCCCTGCTAAACCGCGCCGTAGAGGTTGATCCCGGTGATTCCGAAGCCTGGTTCTGGCTTAGCATCACGAGGCGCGATTTCCTGCTCAAGGCGCAAGATCCATTGGAAGCTGCCACCCGCATGGCCCAGCTCGATCCGCTGTGGCCCGCAAGCTGGCGTGCGGCCGACCTTGCCGCCGAATTCGGGGACATGGACAAGGCTTACGAGATTGAGCGGACAATCCGCTCGGCAGCCGTTTCGCCGTCGCAGCAACTCCTGTCCGACGCGCGTACAGCGCGAATGAAGGGCGATTTTTCGCAGTTCGTGGTGCTGTCGAACAGAGCAGCATCAACCCAGACCGCTGCTGAACGTCGCTATGGTGCGACTCTGCAAAAGAGGATCATGCGAATAATTCTGGGTCTTCCCCCGGTCGACGAAGAAATCGCAGCGCGGGAATCTCCGCCCGCGCTTTTGAAGAGCGTTCTTCTGGGCCAATTGCCGACACGTGCCCAGATGGAAGCAGAGGGAATGGATGCCGAACGTTTCTGGCGCTCACCGACTTTCCTGATCCCTGCATTGCCGCTGTTCTTCTCGCTCGGGCGCGAAGATGAGCTGCTGGAACTCTATGATGAAGAGTTCGCGAACCACCGCGCGTTTACTAAGCTGGGCGAGGACATCGGCCAGTCTGATGAGATTGTTCCGGCGCTCTCTCCCTTCATTGCCCTGGCGTTGCGCAATGCGGGCCGTGAAAGCGAGGCGCAGGAGCATTTGCGCGACGCGGAAGACTGGCTCGCAAGGTGGAAGGCGGCAGATACTGATTGGTTGATGCCCGTGATCTGGGACCTGCATCTGGCGGCGGTCAAAAAGGACAATCAGAGAGCCATCGCCGCAGTCCGAAAGCTGCCTGAATATGGGTGGCCCTACATGATGGGTCACATCGATGCCCTGTCGGTAGGGTTGGTGTCGGGAAATCCGATACTGGACGAGGTCCGAAAGCTTCCCGAGGTTCGCGAAGTCCTCGACCCGATCCGCGCAAATCTCGATCGCGAGAGGCGCGAAGTCCTCGCCCTCGAAACCTAG